The stretch of DNA CGATACCTGCCCGAAGACGAACGCCTCAACACCAAAGCCGTCTTCATGCACAATCCCCAATTCTACTCCGCAACCTGGGGGCGCGCCATCTTTAACGAACGACTCGTCGGCTGCGTGGAAGACCTGATCCGCGACACAGTACAGTGGCACCACACCGTCCTCCATGCCAAACCGCCAGAACTCGGCACGCCTTTTCCCATGCACCAGGACTATCCCTTTTATCCGCACGACGGCCCCGACTTTGTCGATTGCTTGCTTCACCTGGACGACACCCCAATAGAAAGCGGGTGCTTGCGCGTGGTACCCGGCAGCCATAAAAAAGGTCCGCTCGTCCACGTCCTGGGTCCAGACACCTCTCCTCATCTGCCGCCAGACGATTACCACCCCGACAAAATCGACTCCATCCTGATCCCGGCAAAAGCCGGAGACGTCATCTTCTTTAGCTATCAGATCATTCACTGGTCCGATTGCAACCGCACCGACGAATGGCGAAAATCCGTTCGCTTCGGCTACCACAGCACCCAAATGCAACCCGTGGGCCGCGCAGAAGACGACCCCTATCGCATCGACCCCAACAACATTTTGGAACGCAAAGACAGCACCATTGTGTCCGGCTTTAGAATGAATGACGTGAATTAAAGTATGAACAAACCCAACATCATCATCGTACTCGCCGACGACATGGGCTATGGTGATTCCAGTGCGTACGGGGGCTGGATCCACACGCCCGCAATGGAAAAAATGGCCCGCGAAGGGCTTAAATTCACCGACTTTCACTCCAGCGGCGCGGTTTGCAGCCCCACGCGCGCCGGACTACTCACCGGACGCTATCAACAGCGCGCAGGCGTGCCCAAAGTGATCGGTGCCGATCCCAACAGCGCCGACCACTATGTGGGATTGTACCCCTCTGAAATCACCTTTCCCAAACTACTCAAACAAGCTGGCTACACCTCTGCCATCTTTGGCAAATGGCACCTCGGGTACGACAAAAAATTCAATCCCATACACCACGACTTTGATCGCTTTCGCGGATATGTAAGCGGCAACATCGACTACATCTCGCACTACGACCGCATGGAAGTGTACGACTGGTGGGAGGGCCTCGAACACATCGAAGAAGAAGGCTATACCACACACCTCATCACCCAGCATTCCGTACAATTCATCAAAGACCACAAAGACACGCCCTTTTGCCTCTACGTTGCACACGAAGCCGTACACACCCCATTGCAGGGACCTGACGACCCCGCCATTCGCGGCCCTGAAAAAGCGGACTTTCATCCCGACGACCCCCGAGAAACCTATTGCCAGATGATGAAAGCCATGGACGATAGCCTGGCCGAAATCATGGGCACAGTCCGAGAACTCGGCATTGAGGAAAACACCCTCGTCTTCTTCTTTTCCGACAACGGCGGCACCCGTCAAAACCCCGAATCCAACGCTCCGTTGCGCGGGAACAAAGGCACCGTATGGGAAGGCGGCCACCGCGTCCCCGCCATTGCATGGTGGCCCGGAACAATTGCCCCCAACAGCGTCACCGACCAACTCGCCATCAGCATCGACCTCTTTCCCACCATGTGCGACCTCGCTCAAACATCCGCGCCCGACAATCACTTTGATGGCATCAGCCTCAAATCCACCCTCCTGGGCGAAAATGAACCGGATGCCCGACAATTATTCTGGAATGGTCTTGCCATGCGCGACGACAAGTACAAACTCGTAATCGACAAAGGCACGCCGCATCTCTTCGACCTATCCCAGGACATATCGGAAAGCAACGACCTCGCATCGCAACAACCCGACCGCGTCCAGCAAATGTGCCATGCAATCGATGCCTGGAAACGAGACGTAGCCGATGGCGCAACGCCTCAACCTGAACACGATGCAAAAGCGATACAGTGACAGTGGTCGCGGTGTAGATGGCGTATTGACTTATTGCGAGAGTCAGCGTTATATTTCACTATCTCAAAATTTTCGCCCTGCAAAAAGAGGTAATAACGCTATGTCCCAAGAACGACTCGGCAACCGGCTGCGCCTTCCGAGCCTATCGATAAAGGGATTTCGGGGGATTGACGAGCTTACCATTGATCGGTTGGGCCGCGTAACCCTGATCGCCGGAAAGAATAGCGTCGGCAAAACGACCGTCTTAGATGCCATCCAGATTTATGCGGCACGTGGTCATTATGATATTCTGTCTCAACTATTAACAAGCTGCCAAGAAGTCTCTATCGCTACCCTCTCGGATGTCAACGATCAAAGAAGATTTGTACCCGATTTTCCTGCCCTATTTCACGGACGCGATGTGTCGGAATGTGC from Gemmatimonadota bacterium encodes:
- a CDS encoding phytanoyl-CoA dioxygenase family protein; amino-acid sequence: MLTQEQIDFYHENGYLKCEALFTPEETAELGSEMVRIIENWGNETIGWRGPWRDRYLPEDERLNTKAVFMHNPQFYSATWGRAIFNERLVGCVEDLIRDTVQWHHTVLHAKPPELGTPFPMHQDYPFYPHDGPDFVDCLLHLDDTPIESGCLRVVPGSHKKGPLVHVLGPDTSPHLPPDDYHPDKIDSILIPAKAGDVIFFSYQIIHWSDCNRTDEWRKSVRFGYHSTQMQPVGRAEDDPYRIDPNNILERKDSTIVSGFRMNDVN
- a CDS encoding sulfatase-like hydrolase/transferase, coding for MNKPNIIIVLADDMGYGDSSAYGGWIHTPAMEKMAREGLKFTDFHSSGAVCSPTRAGLLTGRYQQRAGVPKVIGADPNSADHYVGLYPSEITFPKLLKQAGYTSAIFGKWHLGYDKKFNPIHHDFDRFRGYVSGNIDYISHYDRMEVYDWWEGLEHIEEEGYTTHLITQHSVQFIKDHKDTPFCLYVAHEAVHTPLQGPDDPAIRGPEKADFHPDDPRETYCQMMKAMDDSLAEIMGTVRELGIEENTLVFFFSDNGGTRQNPESNAPLRGNKGTVWEGGHRVPAIAWWPGTIAPNSVTDQLAISIDLFPTMCDLAQTSAPDNHFDGISLKSTLLGENEPDARQLFWNGLAMRDDKYKLVIDKGTPHLFDLSQDISESNDLASQQPDRVQQMCHAIDAWKRDVADGATPQPEHDAKAIQ